A single Prochlorococcus marinus XMU1410 DNA region contains:
- a CDS encoding fatty acid desaturase, whose protein sequence is MKNYVDPPSFWNPTLGLFFGGYFLAFLSIWQWYRGVWPLPLLVATAFLALHIEGTVIHDACHKAAHPVPWINQAMGHGSAILLGFSFPVFTRVHLQHHIHVNHPKNDPDHIVSTFGPIWLIAPRFFYHEVFFFQRKLWRRYELLQWGIERSIFITIILAGLKFDFMNLIYNLWFGPALMVGVTLGIFFDYLPHRPFRSRNKWINSRVYPSKFMNLLIMGQNYHLIHHLWPSIPWFEYKIAYEKTKPLLDKKGSPQRVGIFESKEDIFNFIYDLLIGVRSHSKKRGKIRKIINLYPGFKMKKILLKLVNKTFIGSN, encoded by the coding sequence ATTAAAAATTACGTAGATCCGCCAAGTTTTTGGAATCCAACATTAGGTTTATTTTTTGGCGGTTATTTTCTCGCTTTTCTTAGTATATGGCAATGGTATAGAGGTGTTTGGCCTTTACCTTTACTTGTAGCCACTGCTTTTTTAGCCTTACATATTGAAGGTACTGTTATTCATGATGCCTGTCATAAAGCTGCTCATCCAGTTCCTTGGATAAATCAAGCAATGGGCCATGGCTCAGCTATTCTATTAGGGTTTAGCTTCCCGGTTTTTACAAGAGTTCATTTACAACACCATATTCACGTAAATCACCCCAAAAATGATCCAGATCATATTGTCAGTACTTTTGGTCCAATTTGGCTAATTGCTCCAAGATTTTTTTATCATGAGGTGTTTTTCTTTCAAAGAAAACTATGGCGAAGATATGAATTACTACAATGGGGAATTGAAAGATCCATATTCATAACAATTATCTTGGCAGGTTTGAAATTTGACTTTATGAATTTAATTTATAATTTATGGTTCGGCCCAGCATTAATGGTAGGGGTCACTTTAGGAATATTTTTTGATTATCTACCCCATAGACCATTTCGATCAAGAAATAAATGGATAAATTCTCGAGTTTACCCAAGCAAATTTATGAATTTATTAATAATGGGACAAAATTACCATCTCATTCATCATCTATGGCCTTCGATTCCTTGGTTTGAATACAAAATAGCTTACGAAAAAACTAAGCCTTTATTGGATAAAAAAGGCTCCCCTCAAAGGGTTGGGATATTTGAAAGTAAAGAAGACATTTTTAACTTTATTTATGATTTATTAATAGGTGTAAGGAGTCATAGCAAAAAGAGAGGGAAAATAAGAAAAATCATAAATTTATATCCAGGCTTTAAGATGAAAAAAATTTTATTAAAGCTAGTCAACAAAACATTTATTGGAAGCAACTAA